CTATTGGCTTGAAACCCCCTCGACCTGTAGCTCCTGGACCACATCCTCAATCAGTTTCACCTCAAGAAAGTGAGGCTGGTAGCAGTAAAGCTAAATTGAAGCCTTTCTTCTGGGACAAGGTACTGGCCAACCCCGATCATTCAATGGTTTGGCATCAGATAAAATCCGGCTCCTTCCAGTAAGTGTATTTTCCTCCATCATTATTCACGTTATTGATTATTGCATGTTAGGCCCATCTTATAGATGTTTATTTTTGTGTATGAGTAGGTTCAGTGAAGAGATGATAGAAAATCTATTTGGCTATGCTCCTGCGAATAACAAGAATGAAGCGAAGAAAGAGTCTTCGTCCCAAGATGCTGTACCACAATATATTCAATTGATTGATCCCAAGAAGTCACAGAATCTGGCGATTCTACTTAAAGCTTTAAATGTCACTACAGAAGAAGTTTGTGATGCACTAGAAGAAGGTATTTTTTCCCTTGCCATTTTTATGAAAACTCATGCTAAGAATCAAGTAGAATGCTCTATACTGGTAACTGGACAATTGATCTAACTTGGGTAGTATGTAAATTTCTTAGGAACACGGGTAAAGTTATGCTGTGTTGTCTGACCCAACCTGCTAACGTATAGGATATAATGATACAGAAAAGGAGCGTTTGGTGCCGTGGATGGGATAGATAATGTTGATAGGATAAATTAGGATTGGACTATTTGGATTTATTTATTGTGTTTGGATCGATTGATTGTTGTGTAGGATAAATTGAAGGATTATGACTAAAATGTAGCATAATACCAAGATTGCCTTTCTGATAGAAGGGCCCAAATGCAAAAATTCAAGGGCAAAGAGGACCAAAAATAGTTTCGATGAGGGTATTTTTGGAATTTTACATTATGGATTGAAGGATGATTAATAATCAACCCAAATTTGGGTTGATAAATTACCGTCTAGTTGGATGATTGGTGCACAGGCCGAGTTATCCATCACTGATGGAATCAATCAAACCAAACATGTGATTAAGAGTATAGAGCTTGATTTTACATTTCAGTGCATATATTTGATTTTGGCAGCCATATTATCAGAAGGTTTGATTGCTTTAAAAATCACCAACTTCCGTATCTGCAAAATTTGCTCaactttaatttttgcaataatGCCATGAATTTCAGCAATTATGACACTTGATGATTATGCTTATGGAGGAGAGTGTCAGTGTGTCTGATAATATAATCATATCTTGTTGTTTTTTGCTCCATACTAGACGGAGCTGTATAGGGAGGTAGTTATAACTAAAACCAAATACGTGTACATTTCCTTTTAAACCGAAACTActtgtaataaaaaaatgtttatgACTTCTGAAATTGTCCGGCAATCCCGTTATTGACTAATTGTTGAGGTTGTAATTTCAGAAGTCATAAACATTTTTATGTCTTTTAAGCaatttaaatttcagaaaagaCATTTAacatatttgatttgattttttgtttttggtctCCCTAAGACGCTGTGTCTAATTTAGCAACACCTTGGCACTTAATTTAACAAATGGGATCTTCCAgacattatataaaaatatagaacTTGTGCAAAACTTGTAAAAAAATGTCAAAGTTGGAGGTGCTTACGGCAACTCGACAATAATAAACTTTTCTGAAAATGAGAATGCTTTGCTTATGAGATCATGTTTTGTCATCAAAGGATCTTCCAGGCCCTTCTCTACATTTTTTGTCATCATGTTTTGTATTTCGTGAAACTTAAAATGATCACATCATTAAAATCTATCCTGAGTTACCATATGCTTCACTTTAATTGTTATCTTCCCAAACAATGACATGGATTGAATACATATATGCATAGTTGTCATCATCTTTCACCATAGCCAAAAGCTAAGTACTAGAAAATTTCAACTAAGTACCTGAatgctaagatttctttttatgtttaaaATCATTCCTCAATTTCCTAGAGACAAGAGCAGTGTGATTGTCCATCGTGGGAATTGGATAACATATGATACAACATTGTCAAAATGATTCATGTTTCTTATTCTTACGATCATCAAATGATAGAACTTTCTGAAATTAAATGCTCATGTTCTGCCTCAGCTATTGTTATCGCTCTAATGAGGATGGTAACTTGTGGAAGTAGGTTTTTTTGAGTTGCATTCTTCATGCAGTTTAGTTTCATATTTCTTCAATTGTGATAGAAGCACATGATAGTTGCATTCTTTATGGAAGTAGGCTAGTGATGATTTAAGAGAAAGCTGCTGAAGCATGAACTTAGTTCAGAACTTCAGACCTTGCAAATTGTAGTCATTCAGTTCTCTTGGGGGTGGATCAATAATATTCACTGCCTCGATCCCACAAAAGCATGCGCAATTTGCCATTTTGGTACGTCCCACAGAAACATTCACTTTCCACTTTTAGACACTACCCCACCACAAACCCcttatttttaatgtattttttgactCCTTCCAAAGTTTATGTGGAAAACCAGATTAccccaaagttggtgtatttagatGCTAATAAGTcaattaaatatattcaatgttatgtatgtatatatatatatatatatatatatatatatatatatatataaatatcgaATCAAATATCTACAAATATGGAATCGAATAATTTTGAATCGAGCAAAAATATGTGATTCGTTTACAATCCTACTAACAAAACACTCacctaacatttcttaaaacccgtgccaccaAAAGTGCCACAtttttttgtgggacggagggggtATTATATATAGCTAGGTGGCACATGATCATAATGAAGATGCTGTTTCTTGAAGTAGGGAATTCTGTGACTGATTTCAGATCATCAAACATATTGCTAACCTTTTTGCCTGAACAGGTAATGAGCTTCCATCggaatttattcaaaatttattaAGAATGGCACCTACAATCGACGAAGAACTGAAACTGAGACTCTTTGTTGGCGAGCTTTCTCTACTGGGTCCTGCAGAGCGGTTTCTGAAAGTGTTGGTTGATATTCCATTTGCATTTAAGAGGCTAGAATGTTTGCTTTTCATGAGCACTCTTCAAGAAGAGATGTCAACGCTAAAAGATTCTTTTGCAGTTTTGGAGGTGAGGAAATAAGTCTTAtctggattgctatgttttgcaAAGTATATTGGGAACGCTGACTGAAAACTTGCTTTCCTAATTAAGTGTTCTATATGTGAATATTTTGTCAACATTTTGTTTATcgtattttcaaattaatctcTCTGAAATCATGTTTGTGTTCAGGCTGCTAGTTCAGAACTGCGGCAGAGCAGATTATTTTTCAAACTCTTGGAGGCCGTTCTTAAAACCGGGAATCGTATGAATGATGGGACATTCCGTGGTGGCGCGCAAGCATTTAAACTCGATACACTTCTCAAGTTAGCAGACGTGAAAGGAACAGATGGAAAAACTACACTGTTGCACTTTGTCGTCCAGGAAATAATCCGATCTGAAGGCATAAGAGCTGCTCGAGCAGCAAAAGAGACGCGGAGCATGTCCAGTGTCATGTCTGATGATTCAGTCGAGGATTCCTCTAGTCAAGCCTCGGATGAGCATTTGAGGAGCCTCGGCCTCCAGGTGGTCTCTGGCCTGAGCAATGAGCTCGAGAATGTCAGGAGGGCCGCACTACTGGATAATGACAACTTAACAGGAACAGTTGCCAAGCTTGGCCACTCCCTTGATAAAGCTCGGAATATTCTGAGATCCGAAATGAAGAATCTACCACCAGAAAATGGCTTCCACCAGACGTTGAGGAGCTTTGTGCAGAATGCTGAGGTTGATGTGACGTGGTCACGCGAAGAAGAGAAGCGGATAATGGCATTAGTGAAGAGTACTGCAGACTACTTCCATGGAAATTCCGGGAAGGACGAGGGTCTGAGATTATTCATCATTGTTCGCGATTTCCTTATAGTTTTAGATAAAGTATGCAAAGAAGTAAAAGCCTCACCACTCAAGTCGAGTAGAACACCTAGGAATGAAGATGCAACGGCTGCTCCTCCTGATCCGAGACAGACTCCTACACCAGATCCTAGACAGCGCCTCTTCCCAGCCATCGCTGGTAGGCGAGTAGATGCTTGGAGTTCAGATGAAGACGAATCGTAGAAATATCGCCATGCGGCTTCGACTATGTTTTGGCCAGGTTGGAGCTTCTTCAGTTGGAAATCTATGATCTTCAACTCTCTTAACTTTTTCATTATTCTTTGTTCCTTTCTCTATTTTGTTTATAGCCCTTTTGATTTGTTATTGACTTTGACTATTCTCAAGTAGGCAGTAAATTATTCTCACAACTTCCtgattgttttttctttttagaatcTACTGATTGTTAATGTACTGTATACTAAGTAAATACTATTAGGGTGtactttttatccctctaaatagtgagataatataataagataTAAAATTTTCACTTAAAATTTTTCGGCATTTTAAGGAATAATGTATTTTTCGAAATTTTATACCGCGATGcctatattttttattacgctaaaacaaataagatataaaataataaataaagtttATCCATTCTTCGTATCTCAAATCAAACGCACCCTAATATCGAATTGATTGGATTATATTGTAGTAGGGGTTCATTAATAAGTGTGATGATTGTTGGAGTCGCAATATCGAATTGATTGGATTATATTGTAGTAGGGGTTCATTAATAAGTGTGATGATTGTTGGAGTTGCGACGCATAGAACTCGAATATGTTATGAGTTGTTTAACAGGAAACTTTGGCGAGACTTGGATTATACAgcattattattatgttgtaGAATAACAATAACACAATTGAAATTAATGTAACTCTTtcctaaaaaaaacaaaaaaaattaatgtaacTCGCTCGCTTACGATTGAAAAGAACTAGTCGCTCGTCATTGCTCAAATCTTCTCTTTATCTCTTGAAGCTTAACTAAAAAACAGAAAGTTACAATGCTATATATGCATGATTGTGTATTTTGCATGATTGtgtatttttatccttaataGTAGAATTTCTCCAATCCCACATTTTCCATGtaataagaatcaagcaaaactaatttgaattataaaaataatcaaaaggccttggaatatcccaaagtttcaatccatcagagtaaacaagggattaaccttattatttatctatcaaggctaatcatccaaagtaaacgcccccatgtttattttacataattgataaaatatgtgattgaatattttatcttcAGGGTCTGTTTACTTTGATTGGAAAACGatccattttcacatgtttattaagatagaaaattttctccaagcaaggtgaaatattttctcggggcagctcattttctcttcaatgttggataatactccctccgtccttatAAAAAGTAACCCTTTGTAAATGaaacgaattttaataaagtagttgaatgTGTCGTGAGTTGAGTAAGTGTCtcactttattgtgagtggaaaacttaccaaaaatagattgtatacattttatgaggacggacgaaaatgacaaatttgatactccatccgtcccacgaatcttgacacgtttgatttaagcacgggaattaaggagttgtagatttgtgttttaagtgtgtaagtaataaagtataaaagtgataaagtaggagagagaatgtgataaagtagaagagagaaaggtaataaagtgataaagtaggaggaGAAATGTAATTAAGAATCCTTATTGTTTAGCTAATTGTTACTACTATATATagaaacatgtcaagattcgtgggacggcccaaaaatgaatatgtgtcaagattcgtgggacgaaaggagtacattttatgaggacaggtggagtataatttttgggtagtggtgtgaaaatattttctaacattttctcatgttttcatctttagtaaacatatgataaaaaaaaaataaagaaaatgatactccctccgtcccattgcaaatatctaattacttttggggcacgaagattaaaaaatatttaattagtagataaagtgaatcggtggagagagagagagagagaaataaattgggatttgtaaaaataggtaTATAGAGAGTGAGTAAGTGGTGGGCCTATTAGTTAATTAGTCTCTTAATTACCCCTTCCGTGCCTCAAACATTATTTTTccctttttctattttgggtcgttcccaaaacatcttcctaacctactTTTAGAAATAATTGCATTCATTATTACTCTTATaatcttcactttttgtgggatccattctccactcatcaaatacacaattaaattttattaaaactcgtgtcaccctcccttaggaagatgtttgcgGGACATAGTGACTATTTGCTAAAACATGAATGAGACATCCCATTATAAAactgagacatttgtaatgaaatggagggagtatattttttcacAATAAGAActtctaattttaattatttggtaaAAGAATTATTGTGGTAAGATAAAGTAATTGTTTAtataaagaaatgtaatgtttcaaaagtattactccctccgtccatgaaagaacttcctaggagggagtggcacgggttttaataaaatgttgtatagtgtattgagagtggagaaaaaattgtaaagtgtattgggaattgtgaaaaagtattaataatttattgtgttgttttaattaatgttatttgagtggtgggaattgtcttaaaaggggagtattttttaagtggtggggtattgtcccaaaataggaaaaagtaggaagttctttcgtggacgtcccgaaatagaaaaataggaagttctttcgtggacggagggagtatattttttcatgacaattgttatttttaaaaagtaattattgacataaagaaatgtaatgttaAAAAATATGACAAAACTTGTACTTTTATTTTAGTAATATTTAATAGTAGCTTCCAACTGAGCCAAATCCACGCGTAGCGCCTGATCTGATGAAAaaagagtggagaaaaagtaaATAATGTGGTTCTCAACGACAGCAGGATCATGAATCACCTCATCAAAGAAGCATATTAAGAGAAGCATGTGCAGCAATCTTCTCGTCAAACAAAGCATCCGTATACCCATACTCCTAGATACAAGTCTGAATATCCATAAGAGAGTGTTGCCCAGACTGGATGGCAAAATCAACATTGTCGAAAACCTTCTTGTTCCATAAGCTAATAGTGCTCCTAAGACTACGAAGttttgggacgaagggagtagtatatatGTATGTGAAACATTATATTCTCTAGCATTCATAAATCTTTTTGATATCTTTCCAAATGGATGCCCAATTATTTGAATATTGAAATCATGTCTAGATTGTTATAGTCCCTAACGTCAGCTCGACCATCATAATTACAAGGCATTTTCCTCACTCTCGTACTTACATGGTCCTTGAAATAAGAAGAACAAAATGTGGAAGTTTCTTCCACTAAGTACGCATTATTACAAATAGATCCTTCAACTCTAGCTTTATTTCTTATGTTGTTTTTCAACTTTCACCAATATATCTACAAATGAAGTTGGTATGAACGAATAAGTTTTTataaatctatttattatatgaaatcACAGTTTGTGggaaaattgtaattaaagaattaatcaaagggtatttataaaactcaacaaattcCATATcacatatattttctctctcctctctcctctctcctctctttcatcatacacattcttcaattttctattctcctctctttctctttctctcatattctctttttcatattttgatgatttttttaaaaaatcaaattttatttataaaagatattctctatatatatatatatatatatatatatatatatatatatatatcttaaattaaagatgaatgcaagatctttgatttggtatcaaataattattcaactcttttattagtattctaattaatagtataatttattttcctacttatcaattgaagcttttctaataagatgacatagataatgagctaacttagaaaaaattaattttatgcatgattagcttatgttttaaaactatatattgtgatgtgaaaactcttttaatttttattgtttcttcgtttcttttaatttgaatgatgtatttattctataattttaaggaagaaaataaagttttccatcaaatagatggaaaattaaaaatgatacttttcaaaattataaaataaaattaaggatctttactgagtaattgatgtagattattttattttttaagaaaaaataatttacatttatttatattctaactatatttaatatttattttttatttatttgatacatcatttaatttatttatttttgacaaaataacatgattaaataaagaaatttaaaggacGCGCCACAGGagctcgaacccaagaccttcgattttagacattaacccataatcgcttaaccgatacacacattacatcatttaattttgatgcaaaactatgttcgccgtgcatcgcacgagcgaaTGTACTagtatatatgaatatataagtAGTGAACGAATAAGTTTCATTTGTACCTTTTAAATGAGTACATCCACTGATATTGAACTGGACCTGCAAGGCGAGTTTCATCAACCAAGTATACCGTTAGGTGCTCCATTGAGTCAAAGAAACTCGACGGAAAGATATGCTCGAGTTGGCATAAAGTTATTGGAATACTGTCATTAAGTCTGCACATATCTTCAGGAACTGGAAAGTCAAGTCCTTGAAAAATAAGCTTAAACTTGTTATCGCCTTCCAAACACCTTCTGGGAGAAGTTCATGAAATGTAATAGGTAGGATCCGATGTATGAAAACATGATAGTTATGACTTATTGGTCCCGAGCGAGTGCGTACTGCTGTTTGGGGGGATACACCAGTTACAAATTTTCGTTTACTTTTCAGAGAGTGTGTTTTGAACAAATGAGTTAGCTGATTTGATGTAAATAAGTTTAACACAAGTTAAACTGACTGATATCCAAATAGGCCTATTCTAACTGTCAGTACAGTTAACAATCCTACTGACTGCTCAAAAGTTGTTCAATTGGACTACTAACTGATACATGCGGAATGTGGTGGTTGCTTTACTCACTTTTACAAAATCTCTCTGAGTTAACTTTTCGACTTAATCATATTCAATTTAAGATTAGTATGCTTAAAATTAGTTATGCATGAAAGTGAAATTGCAATGTATGGAGGGCCAGTTTACAGATAATATAAACAGTATAAGCTAGACTGAATGTAAATGCTGAATATAAATACACAATCAATTTAATGTGGTTCGGAGAACACTCCTACATCACGGTCTTGTCACATAGGGGAATCCACTATCTGTTGGGACTCCTTGTTTTAAGCTACAAGTCAGCTTGCCAGCTAGTTCTATTAAGCTGACCGCACGCCTTACACGGTGTGACCTGTTGGCAACTTTAGTATCAGTTGCACTCGatatcttcttcttcaaatttcAGACTACTcacacattttttattttcttatttcctTCTAACTCTAACACCTAGTTTTTACAAGGGGTGAAGGGGTTATAAAGGTAGAGTTTCCAACTAATGAGCACACTGTTACAATAGGAACAATGGTTATGGAGCATGCTCAAATCTAGGCTTAAAATACAAAGTTTGGATCGCGTAGAACTAACGGAATGTTTGTATGAAAGAACTAGAAGAACTTATCTTGTAATTCCATAATCAAGCTTGCAAAATCTTTGAGATTCCCTTCTTCGGAAATACGTTGAGCTATTTGAGAATGAAGAGTTGAATGCTAGATGGCTTGAGTATTCAAATTTTCAGCATTTTCGATAGTAATTTCATTGGGATACAACATTGTATTTATAGATCGAAGCTTGAATATATCTGTTGGAGATAATGTCTTCAAATCTACGGTGGTTGGCTTAAAAAATCTCCCCATTTGATGTTTAATAGTCTAGGGTTGCTTGATATTATTAGGTCTCTTAAGTAATTAAATCTTAAGGCTATTATGCTTTTCAGCTGGCATTGTACCCTTTTCTTAAGCGCTAAAACCTTAGGTTTTCCAACAGCCTTCACAAATAAAGTTTTGGTACTTCTGGAAGCATCATTTCCGTTAACTATTGAGTCATACCCTAACCCAATTTTGATTGATGGATTCCTTTGCGCTAATTGGATTTCATCTAGCTTTTGTGAGGCTTTGTTCATGGAGTCCACTGTTGCTTGTATGTTTTGTTCCTTTGCCTGAGATGCTGAAAGTCTATTAGCAAGCTTAGCGACTTGGCTCATCGGCCGATGGATTTCACTAGTAAGCTGATAATTGTTAGACCTCCGTTGATGGCTAAGGGTGTTTACTTTAAAATAAGCAGGTGACTGTGTTGAGAGAACTCTGAGGTTGAGTTCTCTTTAGGTGTACTTGTTCTTTTGGAAAGCAGTGATCTCTTCAACTATAAGCCTGAACCTCATTTCCATGGATTCATGGTTCTCGCCTTTCTTTATCTTGAAATGATCAAACTTTTGAGAAGCTGACGTAAGCTTGTTCTCCTTATTTTCTCTGAGCCGGCGCTCATTTTTTACTGCAATTTCTATAGTTGCTTGGCAGTTTTACACCAAAATGTTTTTAGCTCATGAGCATCACTAAGTGTACTTTGCATGTCGTTCTTGGCTATGTTGTCCAAGTTCATCATCTTCTTTTCCTCAGCTGTAAACTTAGTGGGGTCTTTCGGTTGATAGACAGTTTGATCATCTCCTATCAATCCTTCGATTCTACGGGTTGTGGATAGAATGATAATGAAGTCTTCAGTTAGGACTTGCCACGTCACGTTGTGTTGAGTCATGAGATGACTCTTCATTTTTAGCTTCCATAGCTCATAGTTCTCAACGATATACAGAGGAAGAGATATGATGGAATGATTGATGATAGAGATGCACTAATGGATGATTTTAAAACTTATGAAAAGATTTTCAAGTAGATCAGTTCAAGAAGACCTAATGTTCAAATGCAGAGGTCTAGAAAACCCCTGCTCTGATACAAATTGTTGATCCCAAGGTAACACGTACTAGTGTATGAGAGAGGGGTGGGGGAATACACTAGTTACGACTTTTAGTTGCTTTAATCAGATTATAGTCTAAAACAAGAGCAACTTATGTTAAATCAGCTTAGGTAATTTAGTTCAACTAACCAAATGTAAAATAATTGTTAGTCCATATAAATGCTTGTCTAACTTATTGATCAATTAGAAATCCTACTGAATGCTCGAAAATTGGCCAGTTTGGACTAATAACTGATGTTGTGCGGAATGTGGTGGTTAAGCTACTAGCATTGTGAAAAATCTTTATGTTTTTGGCTTGAGTCCGCTAATAAAATATATGCTGAAAATTTAGTTTTCACCTAATTAAGTTGAGTTTTCTGAGCTGATTAATGACAAATTAACAATGTTGAAGATAAATACTCATAGGatagtaaaattaaatactcacgtatattaattttctataaCTATCATAGAACTAATCTACGGTTAGATTAATCAGAGCACTAGAGATATCAAGATCTAAATTTACCTGGCTGTAATTTATTGACATTTGAGAACTTTAGCAGCTACTGCACAGTCCAATTTTAGTCAGACTTTTTCTGATCCCAAGTTGACCCATCAAACGGTCTCTGCTGGATCTGACGCCTTTAATACGACTTCTTCTACTTAAATCTGCTACCGCCTTCTTTTATTCGACCTAAAAATCTTTTGTCTTATTACCTCCTATGACTTGAACGTTAGATTGACAACGATTTAACAAGTCTAATAGTTGGAAGAAAAAGCACAAAAATCCTCTAGAGTGGAGAGGCAAAGTTCGCTACTTATGGACCTTTATTAGTTAAGTGGAGAAAGGAACCCAcaaaatgtattatttattgattgagtggagaaagggacccacaaagtgtattatttattagttgagtagagaaaaagtgtattgattattgggacccaccaattaaaatatgaataaaaactttctaaaaatagatacgccttgagttggtggacggaccaaaaaggaaagtaggtcttgaattagtggacggagggagtaaatataGTGCAAACTATGTGATGAAATGTTTATTATCATAAATAA
The genomic region above belongs to Salvia miltiorrhiza cultivar Shanhuang (shh) chromosome 5, IMPLAD_Smil_shh, whole genome shotgun sequence and contains:
- the LOC130986975 gene encoding formin-like protein 5 encodes the protein MKNQERKRVFCFVCFLVLSTVLVQSRMEEEEPLLAYLVDSGLINLETGELLRENCLPELLQAQKSLQDLELRYAEKSSYSSELVNVKSSRTQIHQAVNALLPQVHQILIDCARGKNLMLHNVGEEKSLGSGYTRYLKFMFNLPWSSTRRRLAQTFGEAPAPSPTSLSPSPAPSIPLAPTNNPASPPIFPFFHPDVNSNSPPTRGEQTSAGASNEQSSNHKSNKNTVVIAVVVTASVTLVIVAVLFIFCRRCCGICPGRGKNDERPLLSLSISDYSISSPQKSFGLGTSVDEQKLGNQSFNSKLNHNTVGGNYYGESHSLSNSKFEIPLEARNGVATNLAGNTLHVPPRMLGEPGLPPLRPPPGRRYPPKQPPGNGAAPAPTPLTVPPMKSAVGPPPPPPGPPPPPPVAPGANAGPRPPPPPPIPSGAKVGPRPPPPPPPGPGGPPPRPPPIGLKPPRPVAPGPHPQSVSPQESEAGSSKAKLKPFFWDKVLANPDHSMVWHQIKSGSFQFSEEMIENLFGYAPANNKNEAKKESSSQDAVPQYIQLIDPKKSQNLAILLKALNVTTEEVCDALEEGNELPSEFIQNLLRMAPTIDEELKLRLFVGELSLLGPAERFLKVLVDIPFAFKRLECLLFMSTLQEEMSTLKDSFAVLEAASSELRQSRLFFKLLEAVLKTGNRMNDGTFRGGAQAFKLDTLLKLADVKGTDGKTTLLHFVVQEIIRSEGIRAARAAKETRSMSSVMSDDSVEDSSSQASDEHLRSLGLQVVSGLSNELENVRRAALLDNDNLTGTVAKLGHSLDKARNILRSEMKNLPPENGFHQTLRSFVQNAEVDVTWSREEEKRIMALVKSTADYFHGNSGKDEGLRLFIIVRDFLIVLDKVCKEVKASPLKSSRTPRNEDATAAPPDPRQTPTPDPRQRLFPAIAGRRVDAWSSDEDES